The Anabaena sp. PCC 7108 region TGGTGTACTGGGATCAGCAATAGCTGTATAACCAGCAACTAATTCTTCACTTTCTATGAATTTAAAGTTTATGGAATCATTACGACCTGCAACTGCATTTTGAATTAAGCTTTTTAGTTGTTTGGCATCTGAATAATTCTTAATATTAGTTCCTACTCTTTCGGGCAATGGGTGAGCCAAAATAGTACCATTTTCAGCAATAACTACCAGAGAACCTGTCAGTGAGCCGGGTTGATTTGTAGTTTTTTGGTGTAATGTTGTTTGGAGAATTAAAGCATAAGCTAAATTTCCTCGACGATTATAAACAGGGGCTGATAAGAGTAATTGCAGTTGATTGTCTGTGTGTTTTTTGCCCGTTGTTCCGGCTTTGGGTGGTAATATAGCTTGAATTTCTACTTCATTGCCGGAAAAAGAGGAAGTTAATTCTAAAATGGCTTTATCACCACAGCTACTAGCAATAATATTACCGTTTTGGATATTTTTTAATTGAATACAATCTATGTGATTTGGTAGTTGTTGTGATAATTGATTCAGATATGTTTGAATTTGATCGGAGTAACCAGATTTAATTACTGTTGTTTGACTAGCACTGAATAAATTGGTTTTTAGTACAGCGATTGTATCGGTAATTTTCTCTCCTTTATTGATAGCGCTTTCTGTTAAGTTTTGCCGAGCAGTTGTTAATAGACTTGAGCGTGCCTTATTTAGAGCAACCATTTCTCCGACTAATAACACCGGAACAAATAGCAAAAGTATTCTTGTTACTAAAATTCGCCGAAAGGACGATTGACGGAACTTAGCCATCGAGTGTCTCACTTCGCATCTGCAAACCACAATAATACCGATATGCAATTAGATTAGCTAAAAAAAACATTTTATAAAATTATTAGAAATTTATTGTAACTTGTTAAAAATATCAAACTGTTATTTGGTAAAAAGACACTAGAGATACCAAAACTATTAGACAGTATATTTAATAGCGACTGGTTTTGCATATCTATATCAAGGATGAAATTAATAAACATTCTTCTGTTAGCAAGGTTATTCTATAATCAACTGATTGATGGCAGTCAGATTTTGAAAATTCTCGTTTGATAGAGATTCTAGAATTTAAGATTTTTCTGTTGTATTCATCAGTGTAGATGGCAAAATAGTAAATTTCAGGAGATAGACTACACTTGAAAAAATACATCGCTGCCTCTAATGCCGTTTTATTTGGGGCTGGTACACTCCTTAATAACGGTACAATAATTGCTGTATTAGATTCAACACTGCTGCAACAGAGGACAAAAATAGAACTCCTCAGTCCGTTCATATAGTAATTTCGGGTTCTAGCGACCTTAATCCGGATATTAAATTCTTTTAACAACCAGTTAAATGCTAGTTACTTACGACTAAAGTAGAGGCAAATTTTTGGTAATAACTCTCAAATTGTCCCTTTGAACAAGAATTATTTTTCAGCTATCGGCTGCAACGACAAGCTTATATAGATTACGCTAATAAAAGCTTTTGCTAACTTTTTAAATATTAAAAGCCACACGATGGTAAAACAACTTAAACCCCAATACTCTGTCGTTTGGACTAACAAAATTGCCGAAGTTACCCAAGAAGCCTGGGATGCTTTGGCTATGCCACTCAAAACCCCGTTTTTAGAGTGGGAGTGGCTGAATAATATGGAAACCTCCCACAGTGCTACAGCGAACGCAGGTTGGTTGCCAAATCACTTAACGTTGTGGCGAGATAGGACATTAATTGCTGCTGCCCCTCTGTATTTAAAAGGGCATAGTCAGGGCGAATTTGTATTTGATCATCAGTGGGCAGAGTTAGCTTCTCGCATTGGGGTAGAATATTATCCAAAAATGTTGGGAATGTCTCCTTTTACGCCGGCTGAAGGCTATCGCTTCTTAATTGCTGCTGGGGAAGATGAGGAAGAAATCACGGGGATGATGTTGCATGAGATTGATTCTTTTTGCATCAAGCATGGTATTTCTGGCTGTCATTTTCTGTATGTTGATCCTCAATGGCGTGCTGTGTTAGAAAGACAAGGTTTTACGGCTTGGTTACACCATAGTTACATTTGGGAAAATGCGGAATTTCAAGTTTTTGATGATTATTTGACAGGATTCAATGCTAATCAAAGACGCAATATTAAACGGGAACGTAAGGCTGTGGAAAAAGCAGGTTTACGACTCGAAGCATTGACTGGTGAGGAAATTCCTCAGTCTTTTTTTCCTTTGATGTATGAGTTTTATGCTGATACCTGCGATAAGTTTGGTTGGTGGGGTAGTAAGTACCTGACAAAGCGATTTTTTGAGCAGCTACACCATAATTATCGCCATCGGGTGGTGTTTTTTGCGGCTTATCATGAGCAGAATCAGCGTCAACCTGTGGGAATGTCTTTTTGTCTATTTAAGGATGACAGGCTATATGGGCGCTATTGGGGTAGTTTTCAAGAAATAGATTGCTTGCATTTTGATGCTTGCTATTATAAACCGATTGAGTGGGCGATCGCTCACGGTATCCAAACTTTTGACCCTGGCGCAGGGGGAAGACACAAGAAACGACGCGGGTTTCCGGCTAAACCGAATCATAGTCTCCACCGATTTTACAATAACCGTTTAGGACAAATTTTGCGCCCTTATATTCGGGAAGTTAATAAAATGGAACAGCAGGAAATGGAGGCGATTAATGCAGAGTTACCTTTTACTAAAGGTGATGCTTAGAAAAAATGGCGTTGCTGAATAAAGGGAGGATTGAGGCTGAGGCGGAAGGAGAGGCGGTGATTAGGCATCTCCCAAAATTAAATATGCGTTTCCTAGAACCCTTGTAGAGACGTTCCATGGAATATCTCTACAATTTTTTCTGGAGATGTCTATTATATATTGATACAGATTCTCAAATCATCCCGCAATTATGCAACGCCGAAAAAATATCTCCTCAGCAATACCTTTGAGATGTAATGTAAAAACACTGTCCAATTAATTTTTCTTTTTAGAATGCTTATGAATTTGCTACTTGAAGATTTGACTGCAATTGATCATAAACTTTCTCAGCGTCATATTGACCTTGATCCTAGTGGTTATTTCATTATTTACATAGACCGCAATGAACAGTTAATTTACGCCAAGCATTTTACAAATGTAATTGATGATCGCGGTTTAGCTGTAGATCCAGAAACAGGGAAGGTAATTCCAGCACGGGGAAAGGTGGAAAGAACTCAATCAACTGTATTTAGTGGCAGGACAGCAAAGGAACTGTGTGTAAAGATTTTTGAAGAAACTCAACCCTGTCCTCTTACCTTATTAAACCATGCGGCTTATTTGGGTAGAGAATTTGTCCGGGCTGAAATTGCTTTAGTGACTGGGCAAGAGTATATTCAGGATTAAGATCAAGGTTAATGGGTAATATGGCAATCCTAAATAAGATATGAACACTTCTTTTTCTCTACTTCTGCGCTTTCTGCGTCTGGAGTGGTTAGTTTTAAAAACTACGTTCATAAATCAAATAGGATTGCTATATTTGTTTTCCAATTATCCTTTCTCCAATTTTATAGTTATCAATCCCTAATAGGGAGTAATAGAAATTGCAATATGACTGCGCTCGCTAAGTCGGGTATTCCTGCTTGTGTTTCAATCCCTAATAGGGAGTAATAGAAATTGCAATTTGGCAGTTGAATTTTGCCATCATGGGGAATATGAATGTTTCAATCCCTAATAGGGAGTAATAGAAATTGCAATTTTCCCTGACATTCAGTTGGTTTAATCTTATTAATTGGAATTGTTTCAATCCCTAATAGGGAGTAATAGAAATTGCAATCATGATTTGTCCGCATAGAGGCACTTGCTTAAAAGGTTTCAATCCCTAATAGGGAGTAATAGAAATTGCAATTTGAGTTCAAAGTTATTGAATCAAAACTAGATATCAATGTTTCAATCCCTAATAGGGAGTAATAGAAATTGCAATAACAGTGAAAAGTTAAGGTAGGGAATAACCCCTACCATTAGGTTTCAATCCCTAATAGGGAGTAATAGAAATTGCAATAAATTGTTGATTAACAGGCTTGCATATTTCAACAGAGTTTCAATCCCTAATAGGGAGTAATAGAAATTGCAATTTCTTGGTATTGGCAGGGCGGGTTGAAGTCTCATGTTTCAATCCCTAATAGGGAGTAATAGAAATTGCAATCGAAAATCGACTCAGGCGCAACATTAGATCCAGATGTTTCAATCCCTAATAGGGAGTAATAGAAATTGCAATATGAATGCGTTACGGTTCGTGGAGTGCCAGGGCGTTTCAATCCCTAATAGGGAGTAATAGAAATTGCAATATATCTGTAAATCTTGCGATCGCAATTGAGACTATTTCGTTGTTTCAATCCCTAATAGGGAGTAATAGAAATTGCAATATAATCTGGAACGTGCTGACAGCAAGAGCTTCAGCGTTTCAATCCCTAATAGGGAGTAATAGAAATTGCAATTGCGATCGCTCGTTGTAGCAGATACTGGAACAAATGGGTTTCAATCCCTAATAGGGAGTAATAGAAATTGCAATCTGAATTACCATCTCATCAGCATCCACAGGATTGTCACTGTCAGTTTCAATCCCTAATAGGGAGTAATAGAAATTGCAATCGCTTCTGCGCCAAGTCCTTTACACCCTTGCATCGTTTCAATCCCTAATAGGGAGTAATAGAAATTGCAATCAGTCTAGCTTTATCAGAGGTAAATCTTTTTAATTGTTTCAATCCCTAATAGGGAGTAATAGAAATTGCAATCTCTAAGTTACCTAAGAAACATCTAGTGACTTCTTTATCTAGTTTCAATCCCTAATAGGGAGTAATAGAAATTGCAATAATGCTAAATTGTCATCCTCAATGTTGTCTACTGAAGGTTTCAATCCCTAATAGGGAGTAATAGAAATTGCAATTACCATAGCTTTCATTGGATATGGAGTATTTAGTTTACTGTTTCAATCCCTAATAGGGAGTAATAGAAATTGCAATAATCCATGCTTTCTTAGACTCCTACTGTAACCCTGTTTCAATCCCTAATAGGGAGTAATAGAAATTGCAATTGCAGCAAAACAAAGAAGCTCTATCTAAGTTAGGTATTGTTTCAATCCCTAATAGGGAGTAATAGAAATTGCAATTCCTGAAGCACAAAGAGAATTGGCTATTGGAATGTTAAGGTTTCAATCCCTAATAGGGAGTAATAGAAATTGCAATCAATCAGAAGGAGTAGGGGAAGATATAGTAACCTTCCTGTTTCAATCCCTAATAGGGAGTAATAGAAATTGCAATTGCTTTAGGGGATAGTGATATGCACAAGGTAGAGATAGTTTCAATCCCTAATAGGGAGTAATAGAAATTGCAATAGTTGGGTTTTATGGTCACCAGGTGGAGAAATTATGTTTCAATCCCTAATAGGGAGTAATAGAAATTGCAATTAAGCATTGTGTTAACCACTGATCTTCTGCTTTAAGTTTCAATCCCTAATAGGGAGTAATAGAAATTGCAATTTTTAGCTTGATAGCCTCTAAGACTTGTTCATCAGTTTCAATCCCTAATAGGGAGTAATAGAAATTGCAATTTTGAAAATTGATGTTAGTAAATGCAATAGAAAGTTTCAATCCCTAATAGGGAGTAATAGAAATTGCAATCTGGTATGTCCTTAAAGTTTGTTCAGAATGTTATGGTTTCAATCCCTAATAGGGAGTAATAGAAATTGCAATAGCGGGAGGCTGAAAGCCTATATATATGTAGTTTTCAAGGTTCAATTGCGCGAGCGATATCATCATAGTCCATTTCAGGAATCGTGTCAAGAGGGAAAAACGCTGAAAGCCTTGCTGTGTAAGGTGCGCGAGGGGTTGGACAAGAAAAAATCAATCAAAGCCTTATATAGATAGGATTTCAGGCATTTTTTGACAACCTGAATTTTTTACACCCACCCCCTCGCGCATTAAGCGAAGAAAATCGTCTCATCACGGGGCTGTTCACCACCAATTCTTTCGACCTTACCATAACAGCAAGCACAAAGGAAATAAAAGCGGATGCTGTCAGTATCAGGTTTAATCAGCTTATTGAGGCGCGATCGCAACTTAGCATACTGAGTATCAGTCAACTGACATTCAAAAATACTATACTGCACCCATTGACCATAGGACTTGAGAATACTATGGATTTTAGTCCGGCGTTTATCCTCAGAAATATCGTAAGAAACAACAACATTCATAAATTGGTAATTGGTAATTGGTAATTAGTAATTGGTAATTGGTGATGAGTAATTAAGAAGAATAAACTCTTGCTTTCTTACTGTCACCTGTCACCTGTTCCCTGTTACCTAAATAGCTATTTCAAAAACAAAGGAGGATATTTATCAATTGTTCCCATTAAATACTTAGCCAAAAATCTCGCTTGCAATTCAAAAGCTTCTCGATAACTACATTTACGCCCCATAACCGGATGTTTAAACTCCGATATTTTTTTCTTTTCGTACAAAGTCAAAAAAGTTTTCCGTCCTTCTGGAGTCAGAGAAACAGCACCGCTTAACGGTTCAGCGATAAAATTTGTCGGTGTTAATAATTGGTTATTCAAAATAGATAAAACTATTGCATCTACCACCAAAGGGCGAAATTCTTCCATCAAATCTAAAGCCAAAGAAGGACGATTATAGCGATCAAAATGTAGGTATCCTAAATATGGATCAAAACCCACAATATTCACAGCACTTTGGACATCATGACGCAATAAAGAATAACCAAAACTCAACAAAGAATTAACCGGATCTGTCGGTGGACGACGGACACGCTTAGGAAAAGAAAATTCAGGATTACGAATTAATTGATTGAAACCACCAAAATAAGCAGCACTACCTGAACCTTCTAAACCACGCAAAGAATTAATATTTTCAGTTGACTTAATTGCATCAATTATCTGTTCAATGCGAGTAATATTTTTAGATAAATCAACATCATCAGATTCACGTTGACGACGCATTAATATTTGACGGTAGTTTTTTAATTTTCCTCTGACAAAACCTTGAACAACATGAATAGATTGAGGTGTTTCTCCTGCTGCTTGCCATTGTGCTTTGCGAACGAAAATATTACCAGACATTTCTGGCTGCAAACGTCCCAAATAGTGACCAATTTTATTGATAAAAGATAGGGGAATATGACGTTGCATCAATTCATCCACAACAGCCGGCGAAATAGTCGCTCGTCCTAAAACAACTACACATTCAAGATGAATAAATGGAATATCCTGAAGTATTTTCTTTTCAAACTTCACATTAATTCGTTCATCAACCTTACCGACAAAAGCATCATCTTGTACAATATAAAGAGTTCCCATGATTAAATCCTCAAAATAGGTGACAGTGGACAGGTGACAGTAAAAAGAGTTTTAGAAATGTTTTGGTTTTTTGCATCAATTAGGACTTACGCAAGTGTCACACTAAAAATCTGTTGTAGGGTGCGTCAGACTGCATAAATCCTGCAAATAAACAGATTATTGATATCTGACGCACCCTACCAATATGCCAGTTGCGTAAGTCCTGATCAATTTTTAATTGATCAATTTGCTTCTTGATAACGTCCAACTTTATCAGCAACTTGTGGCAAACATCGAGAATATAAACTACAACCATCACAGCGTTTTGTTTTTACAGCTTTTGGCATTGCACCTATAAATAACAACATTTGCACAGCTTCAATAGTCGCAATGGTACTATCTCGTAATTCCGGCGTAATTTCTACTAATTTACGTTGATGAGTTTGGGCATAATAGATATAACCAGAATTGATATTTTTTCCCGTCATTTCCTCCAAACACAAAGCCTGAGCGCAAACTTGTAACTCATCATTATCCCATTCTCCTTTACGTCCTCTTTTGTATTCAATTGGGTAAAATTCGCCATTTTCAAATTCAATTAAATCAGACTTACCAATTAATTGATATTGATCTGATTTCAAATAAATGGCGCGTATCTGCCAAGTTTCCTCACGGTTTTGTTCTCCCACAGTGTGAACTCTTTCATGTAAACTTGTGCCTTCAATTGTGTATTGATTATCAATGAATTCACCTGCACAATGAATTAACCAACAACGATGAGGACAATAGGAATATTGATTTAAGGATGCGATATTAACGTATTCATTAGGTGACAGGTGACAAGTGACAGGTGACAGCGAAGAGGAGGTAGTAGGAAGAGAGTTAGTTTGTTGTTGAGCCATAGTTAATTAATTCAAATAAGTGAATATTTGTTAATAGTTTAGGAGAAATTTTTTATGGAGTATTTAAGATTTTAAACCTCAGAGAAGTAAGCATTTTACTAATTTCTACTATTAAAGATAATGTGGGATTTGCTTGTTCTGAAGTTAGATAATTTAACCTAACTGCAAGCATTAAAAAAGTTTCTGTTTCCATTAAAGAACCCTTAGCAATAGACAAAAAATGTGCAAAGTCGTTTTTAGTTGTTCCTCGTGCATGACCTTCTGCAATATTTGCTGGAACAGATGCAGCAGCGCGAGTAATTTGTGAAGTAAGACGATAAATTTCTGTATTTGGAAATCCAGTAGCTAATTGATAGATATTCACTACCATATCCATTGATTTCTGCCAAACAATTAAATCTCGATGTGATTCAATCTTCATAAATAACTCCTCTTCTCTTCTTACTTCTTACTTCTTCCCTCTTCCCTCTTAACTGTCACCTGTCACCTGTTCCCTGTCACCTTCTTCTCACCATGCCCATTCCCATAGTCGTTTTACGTCCTATTCCTGCATATAAAGCAAAATCAGATAAAGCATTAATTTGCTTAATTCCTATTGCTTCTACATTGCCAAGAATGCGATAACTAATTTCACCTAAACAACCAATAAACTTATTTTCATAGTTGCTAATAACTTCTGTTTTGATGTTAAAAGCACTAGGATAAACTGACTCAAGGGAAATATTATTTAATTCAATTCCGCTATATTTATTCCAGCGATTTTGCAGACTATTAAATACAGATTCTTTGGTTGGTAAAACATTATCAAATGTACCTTGACGAAAGGCTACAGGTGTAGAAAAAATGAAATTAAGATTGCGTTCTTGTTCGCTTGCTTGTTGATAAAGTTGATGATAACTACAAGCATTAGCCCAAGGTTGAGTAGATTGAGGTGTACCTTGAATGCTAGTAATAAATAAAT contains the following coding sequences:
- the cas1d gene encoding type I-D CRISPR-associated endonuclease Cas1d; the encoded protein is MGTLYIVQDDAFVGKVDERINVKFEKKILQDIPFIHLECVVVLGRATISPAVVDELMQRHIPLSFINKIGHYLGRLQPEMSGNIFVRKAQWQAAGETPQSIHVVQGFVRGKLKNYRQILMRRQRESDDVDLSKNITRIEQIIDAIKSTENINSLRGLEGSGSAAYFGGFNQLIRNPEFSFPKRVRRPPTDPVNSLLSFGYSLLRHDVQSAVNIVGFDPYLGYLHFDRYNRPSLALDLMEEFRPLVVDAIVLSILNNQLLTPTNFIAEPLSGAVSLTPEGRKTFLTLYEKKKISEFKHPVMGRKCSYREAFELQARFLAKYLMGTIDKYPPLFLK
- a CDS encoding four helix bundle protein, coding for MKIESHRDLIVWQKSMDMVVNIYQLATGFPNTEIYRLTSQITRAAASVPANIAEGHARGTTKNDFAHFLSIAKGSLMETETFLMLAVRLNYLTSEQANPTLSLIVEISKMLTSLRFKILNTP
- the cas6 gene encoding CRISPR-associated endoribonuclease Cas6, with translation MPHSLILNITPQSPIYPNFLTGRHYHALFLNLVSSVDKKLGDYLHESNADKAFTLSPLQIQNKNKNQSYTLQYTHQNPIPAGASCWWRISLLNDNLFSQLTPLWLNINPEQPWHLGSANLFITSIQGTPQSTQPWANACSYHQLYQQASEQERNLNFIFSTPVAFRQGTFDNVLPTKESVFNSLQNRWNKYSGIELNNISLESVYPSAFNIKTEVISNYENKFIGCLGEISYRILGNVEAIGIKQINALSDFALYAGIGRKTTMGMGMVRRR
- the cas2 gene encoding CRISPR-associated endonuclease Cas2: MNVVVSYDISEDKRRTKIHSILKSYGQWVQYSIFECQLTDTQYAKLRSRLNKLIKPDTDSIRFYFLCACCYGKVERIGGEQPRDETIFFA
- a CDS encoding GNAT family N-acetyltransferase, giving the protein MVKQLKPQYSVVWTNKIAEVTQEAWDALAMPLKTPFLEWEWLNNMETSHSATANAGWLPNHLTLWRDRTLIAAAPLYLKGHSQGEFVFDHQWAELASRIGVEYYPKMLGMSPFTPAEGYRFLIAAGEDEEEITGMMLHEIDSFCIKHGISGCHFLYVDPQWRAVLERQGFTAWLHHSYIWENAEFQVFDDYLTGFNANQRRNIKRERKAVEKAGLRLEALTGEEIPQSFFPLMYEFYADTCDKFGWWGSKYLTKRFFEQLHHNYRHRVVFFAAYHEQNQRQPVGMSFCLFKDDRLYGRYWGSFQEIDCLHFDACYYKPIEWAIAHGIQTFDPGAGGRHKKRRGFPAKPNHSLHRFYNNRLGQILRPYIREVNKMEQQEMEAINAELPFTKGDA
- a CDS encoding DUF4346 domain-containing protein — translated: MNLLLEDLTAIDHKLSQRHIDLDPSGYFIIYIDRNEQLIYAKHFTNVIDDRGLAVDPETGKVIPARGKVERTQSTVFSGRTAKELCVKIFEETQPCPLTLLNHAAYLGREFVRAEIALVTGQEYIQD
- the cas4 gene encoding CRISPR-associated protein Cas4 codes for the protein MAQQQTNSLPTTSSSLSPVTCHLSPNEYVNIASLNQYSYCPHRCWLIHCAGEFIDNQYTIEGTSLHERVHTVGEQNREETWQIRAIYLKSDQYQLIGKSDLIEFENGEFYPIEYKRGRKGEWDNDELQVCAQALCLEEMTGKNINSGYIYYAQTHQRKLVEITPELRDSTIATIEAVQMLLFIGAMPKAVKTKRCDGCSLYSRCLPQVADKVGRYQEAN